GAACGCCCAGAACCAATGGCATGGTCGAGCGCTTCAACGGCCGCATTGCCGATGTGCTCAAGACGCATCACTTCCACAGTGGGCAGGATCTGGAGCAGACCTTGATGCGCTACGTGACTTTGTACAACCACCAACTGCCACAGTCAGCGTTGAAGAGCAAAACGCCGATGCAAGCCATGAAAGAATGGTACGCTTCTCGCCCTGATCTGTTCCATAAACGCCCGTATGATCGTCCGGGATGTGACACCTAACGGTGTTGATTATTGCGCATCGATTGAGCACTTTGAGTAACTGTGATTCCATTGTAGAAGTAAGCAATAAAAACCTATGCGTGAGAGCTATCAATGAATTTCAAAGTTGAATCTGGCACTGTAGCTGTTGTTGGGCTTGGTTACGTCGGCCTGCCTTTGGCAGTCGAATTTGGTAAAACACGCCCGGTTTTGGGTTTTGACATCGATCCATTGCGGATCAGGGAGCTGCAAGATGGAAAAGACAGCACGTTGGAAGTGCTGCCGCAAGAGCTTGCTGCTGCCGCAAACCTTGTTTTTAGCTGCAATGCCACCGATTTATCGCGTTGCAATGTGTTCATTGTTACTGTGCCGACC
This genomic interval from Bacillota bacterium contains the following:
- a CDS encoding integrase core domain-containing protein, producing TPRTNGMVERFNGRIADVLKTHHFHSGQDLEQTLMRYVTLYNHQLPQSALKSKTPMQAMKEWYASRPDLFHKRPYDRPGCDT